In Anabaena sphaerica FACHB-251, a genomic segment contains:
- a CDS encoding SDR family oxidoreductase — translation MTLLIVGATGTLGRQVARRAIDEGYKVRCLVRSPKKAAFLKEWGAELVRGDLCYPQTLEAALAGVTQVIDASTSRATDSLTIKQVDWDGKVALIQAAKAAGVERFIFFSILDADKYPNVPLMEIKRCTELFLAESGLNYTILRLAGFMQGLIGQYGIPILENQPVWVTGASSPVAYMDTQDIAKFALRALSVPETQKQTFPVVGTRAWSAEEIINICERLSGKDARVTRMPIGLLRGVQGLLRCFQWGWNVADRLAFTEVLASGKALNAPMDEVYTVFGLDKQQTATVENYLQEYFSRIMKKLKELDYEKNKTKKQKNKKTPFKQSSKVNSQ, via the coding sequence ATGACATTATTAATCGTCGGTGCCACTGGCACCTTAGGAAGACAAGTGGCTCGTCGTGCTATCGATGAAGGGTATAAAGTACGCTGTCTGGTTCGGAGTCCTAAAAAAGCTGCATTTCTCAAAGAATGGGGTGCAGAACTGGTGAGAGGAGACTTGTGTTATCCCCAAACCCTAGAAGCAGCGTTAGCAGGTGTAACACAAGTCATAGATGCTTCCACATCTCGCGCTACAGATTCATTAACTATTAAACAGGTAGATTGGGATGGCAAGGTAGCGTTAATTCAAGCTGCTAAAGCTGCTGGTGTAGAGCGTTTTATTTTCTTTTCAATTCTCGACGCTGATAAATATCCCAATGTACCGCTGATGGAAATTAAGCGATGTACAGAATTATTTTTAGCTGAGTCCGGCTTAAACTATACAATTTTACGTTTGGCTGGGTTTATGCAAGGCTTAATTGGTCAATATGGCATACCTATTTTGGAAAATCAGCCAGTGTGGGTAACGGGTGCTTCTTCCCCAGTTGCTTATATGGATACTCAAGATATTGCTAAATTTGCGCTTCGCGCTTTGAGTGTACCAGAAACCCAAAAACAAACTTTCCCCGTTGTTGGTACTCGTGCGTGGAGTGCAGAAGAAATAATTAATATTTGTGAACGCTTATCTGGGAAAGATGCGAGAGTAACACGGATGCCTATCGGCTTACTGCGTGGTGTACAAGGGTTACTCCGGTGCTTTCAGTGGGGATGGAATGTGGCTGACAGACTAGCTTTTACAGAGGTATTAGCTAGTGGTAAAGCCTTAAATGCGCCAATGGACGAAGTATACACAGTGTTTGGCTTAGATAAACAACAAACAGCTACTGTAGAAAATTACCTGCAAGAATACTTCAGCCGGATTATGAAAAAGCTGAAAGAGTTAGACTACGAGAAAAATAAGACCAAAAAACAGAAAAATAAAAAGACACCTTTTAAACAGTCTTCAAAAGTTAATAGTCAATAA
- a CDS encoding PetM family cytochrome b6-f complex subunit 7, producing the protein MGGEILNAAMLSFGLIFVGWALGALLLKIQGAEE; encoded by the coding sequence ATGGGCGGCGAAATCTTAAATGCAGCTATGTTGTCTTTCGGCTTAATCTTCGTAGGTTGGGCTTTGGGCGCATTATTGCTAAAAATTCAAGGCGCAGAAGAATAA
- the pdxA gene encoding 4-hydroxythreonine-4-phosphate dehydrogenase PdxA codes for MTNTNQRPRLALTLGDPAGIGSEVILKALADSEVIQNIDVVVVGSRDLLTRTYKNLTYNTENLPALANPSELTVIDVDVPDSGEIITGLGNAVSGAASFAYMEYAIAQTLAGDFDGIVTAPIAKSAWKAAGHEYPGQTELLAEKAGVERFGMLFVARSPFTGWTLRALLATTHIPLCQVSQTLTPQLLTKKLDLLEECLQRDFGINNGRIAIAGLNPHSGEMGQLGREEVDWLIPWLESERQKRPHLQLEGPIPPDTMWVKPGQAWYGNSDIKNPADAYLALYHDQGLIPVKLMAFDRAVNTTIGLPFVRTSPDHGTAFDIAGKGIADATSMKAAIQLAVELVKQRYS; via the coding sequence ATGACTAATACTAATCAACGTCCACGTTTAGCACTGACACTGGGAGATCCCGCAGGAATTGGATCAGAAGTAATTTTAAAGGCTTTAGCAGATTCGGAAGTTATCCAAAACATTGATGTTGTCGTAGTGGGTAGTCGGGATTTACTCACTAGGACTTATAAAAATCTAACATATAATACCGAAAATTTGCCCGCTTTGGCAAATCCATCTGAGTTGACGGTGATTGATGTTGATGTGCCAGACTCAGGTGAGATTATTACCGGGTTAGGTAATGCGGTTAGTGGTGCGGCGAGTTTTGCTTATATGGAATATGCCATAGCGCAGACTTTAGCGGGTGATTTTGATGGTATTGTCACAGCACCCATCGCTAAATCTGCTTGGAAAGCCGCAGGACATGAATATCCTGGACAAACAGAACTTCTAGCTGAGAAAGCTGGTGTTGAGCGGTTTGGAATGTTATTTGTAGCGCGATCGCCTTTTACTGGTTGGACTCTGCGGGCTTTGCTTGCTACCACACATATACCTTTATGTCAAGTATCTCAAACCTTAACACCGCAATTATTAACAAAGAAACTTGATTTATTAGAAGAATGTTTACAAAGAGATTTTGGGATTAATAATGGGAGAATTGCGATCGCAGGTTTAAATCCCCACAGTGGAGAAATGGGACAATTAGGAAGAGAAGAAGTAGATTGGTTAATTCCCTGGTTAGAGTCAGAACGGCAAAAACGTCCCCATTTACAACTAGAAGGACCCATACCACCAGATACAATGTGGGTTAAACCTGGTCAAGCTTGGTATGGTAATTCTGACATCAAAAATCCCGCTGATGCTTACTTAGCACTTTATCATGATCAGGGTTTAATTCCGGTCAAGTTAATGGCTTTTGATCGGGCTGTAAATACTACCATTGGTTTACCATTTGTGCGAACTTCGCCGGATCATGGTACAGCTTTTGATATTGCGGGAAAGGGAATTGCTGATGCAACCAGCATGAAAGCTGCAATTCAGTTAGCGGTGGAGTTGGTGAAGCAGCGTTATAGCTAG
- a CDS encoding DNA-binding protein, with translation MPKSTSYHAKLIQDLQSPLEAAAYIEVVIEEGDPKMLNKALKNVIEAQGGIDKLSKPVQQSYENLAQKLSEQGEIEFYCLSTFLDALGLQLAVTVKSA, from the coding sequence ATGCCTAAAAGTACAAGTTATCATGCAAAATTAATTCAAGACTTACAAAGTCCACTAGAAGCAGCAGCTTATATTGAAGTAGTTATAGAAGAAGGCGATCCGAAAATGTTAAATAAGGCGCTCAAAAATGTAATTGAGGCGCAAGGTGGAATTGATAAACTTTCAAAACCTGTACAGCAATCTTATGAGAACCTAGCCCAGAAATTATCTGAGCAAGGAGAAATTGAATTTTATTGTTTAAGTACCTTTTTAGATGCTTTAGGATTACAGTTAGCAGTAACAGTTAAGTCTGCTTAA
- a CDS encoding endonuclease/exonuclease/phosphatase family protein encodes MKITVMSFNLRYDKPDPGMGQWEKRVGAIASVIQHYQPDLLGTQEGKPHQLRDLQTLIPEYKFIGGDRTGTGDGEHCAIFYNTQRLQLQKTQDFYLSDTPEIPGSITWETRLPRMATWANFVVGNSSISLTIVNTHLDHENAKARELGAALVSLRLMEFPSEDYLLLTGDFNANPRTLARMILADNHKIQDALATFPLEEQKTFHEFTGEAWDAIDTIYCDRRFQVEQVIIDREQWEGVWPSDHFPVIVKLSVENR; translated from the coding sequence ATGAAAATCACCGTCATGAGTTTTAACCTCCGCTACGACAAACCAGATCCAGGGATGGGTCAGTGGGAAAAGCGTGTCGGAGCGATCGCATCTGTTATTCAACACTACCAACCTGATTTACTGGGTACGCAGGAAGGTAAACCCCATCAACTCAGGGATTTACAAACACTTATACCAGAATATAAATTTATTGGGGGCGATCGCACTGGTACAGGAGACGGTGAACACTGTGCAATTTTCTACAATACCCAACGTTTGCAACTTCAAAAAACCCAAGATTTTTATCTCAGCGATACCCCGGAAATTCCTGGTAGCATTACTTGGGAAACCCGTTTACCACGCATGGCAACTTGGGCTAATTTTGTAGTTGGTAATTCTAGTATTTCTCTAACTATTGTTAATACTCATTTAGACCATGAAAATGCTAAAGCTAGAGAGTTAGGTGCAGCTTTGGTTAGTTTACGTTTAATGGAATTTCCTTCAGAAGATTACCTACTGCTAACGGGAGATTTTAACGCTAATCCCAGAACCTTAGCGCGGATGATTTTAGCCGATAATCACAAAATACAAGATGCTTTAGCAACTTTTCCTTTAGAGGAACAAAAAACTTTTCATGAGTTTACAGGTGAAGCGTGGGATGCGATAGATACGATATATTGCGATCGCCGTTTTCAAGTTGAACAGGTAATTATTGACCGTGAACAGTGGGAAGGTGTTTGGCCTTCTGACCATTTTCCTGTGATTGTTAAATTAAGCGTAGAGAATAGGTAA
- a CDS encoding response regulator transcription factor has protein sequence MDKLPMTIPKIMIVDDDFSVRNLVYRFLSRKYQIESAADGKSAMALFEQFNPALVILDWNLPDANGYKLCQEMQSRTNVLVLILTSRNDEADKIRVLAAGADDFMTKPFSLAEVEVRVEALLRRIRYIHPTQSQRLIFKQLAINPEGREVTLNEKPLALTALEFNILHFLASHPGQAWSRPQLIQKIWGCDYVGDGRVVDVHIGQLRKKMEVDSSTPEFIKTVRGYGYKFEPPEGSKV, from the coding sequence ATGGATAAGCTTCCCATGACGATTCCCAAAATTATGATTGTAGATGACGATTTCAGTGTGAGAAATCTCGTCTACCGATTTCTGAGTCGAAAATACCAAATAGAATCGGCCGCAGACGGTAAAAGTGCTATGGCATTATTTGAGCAATTCAATCCGGCTTTGGTAATTCTGGATTGGAATTTGCCAGATGCCAACGGCTATAAACTTTGTCAAGAAATGCAAAGTCGCACCAATGTTTTAGTTTTGATACTCACTAGCCGGAATGATGAAGCTGATAAAATTAGAGTTCTGGCCGCAGGTGCAGATGATTTCATGACTAAACCATTTAGCTTGGCAGAAGTGGAAGTCAGAGTCGAAGCTCTTTTGAGACGCATACGTTATATCCATCCTACGCAATCACAACGTCTGATCTTTAAACAATTAGCAATTAACCCAGAAGGTAGAGAGGTGACACTGAATGAGAAACCTTTGGCTTTAACTGCCTTAGAGTTTAATATCTTACATTTTTTAGCCAGCCATCCTGGTCAAGCCTGGAGTCGTCCTCAACTGATCCAAAAAATTTGGGGTTGTGACTATGTAGGAGACGGACGAGTTGTAGATGTGCATATTGGTCAACTGCGTAAAAAAATGGAAGTTGATTCTAGTACACCAGAATTTATTAAAACGGTGCGTGGCTATGGTTATAAGTTTGAACCTCCCGAAGGTAGCAAAGTTTAA
- a CDS encoding rhodanese-like domain-containing protein, with the protein MTNNLVGGIIPSQPPIEAESDVHAVKSRLEWGEPAFTILDVRDRSSYNQGHIMGAMPMPIDELTDRAVNSLEKSRDIYVYGTNEGESSQAAQKLRSAGFEHVSKLKGGLGAWKAIGGPTEGIIESRTPAGADDYNVVSRMQNHLENQQK; encoded by the coding sequence ATGACTAATAATCTAGTGGGTGGTATTATCCCTTCACAGCCACCAATAGAAGCTGAATCTGATGTTCATGCAGTTAAATCTCGTCTGGAATGGGGCGAACCAGCATTTACAATTTTGGATGTACGCGATCGCTCAAGCTACAACCAAGGTCATATTATGGGAGCAATGCCTATGCCCATAGATGAACTCACAGACCGTGCAGTGAATTCTTTAGAAAAAAGCCGTGATATTTACGTTTACGGTACAAACGAGGGAGAAAGTTCTCAAGCTGCCCAAAAACTGCGTTCGGCTGGATTTGAACACGTATCTAAACTCAAAGGTGGTCTTGGGGCATGGAAAGCTATTGGTGGACCAACAGAAGGCATTATTGAATCAAGAACTCCCGCAGGTGCAGATGACTACAATGTTGTCTCTCGGATGCAAAATCACTTAGAAAATCAGCAGAAGTGA
- a CDS encoding ribonuclease H-like domain-containing protein, which translates to MTLHDFQVSDRDLDAATLSEYLKSEALAVDTETMGLLPQRDRLCLVQLCNPEGKVTAIRIAKGQTEAPNLKQLLEATHILKVFHFARFDVATLRHNLEIQVQPVFCTKIASKLARTYTNRHGLKDVVQELEQVELDKSSQSSDWGNAVNLSEAQLSYAANDVRYLLSIQQKLTQMLQREGRWQLAQECFQVLPTLVSLDLLQFKDLFEH; encoded by the coding sequence ATGACATTACATGATTTTCAGGTGAGCGATCGCGATTTAGATGCGGCTACCCTCTCGGAGTATTTAAAATCAGAAGCTCTTGCTGTTGACACCGAAACGATGGGATTATTACCTCAGCGCGATCGCTTGTGTCTGGTTCAGTTGTGCAACCCAGAGGGAAAAGTCACAGCTATCCGCATCGCTAAAGGACAAACAGAAGCTCCCAACTTAAAACAACTCTTGGAAGCAACTCACATCCTCAAAGTATTTCACTTTGCGCGGTTTGATGTTGCTACCTTACGTCACAATCTGGAAATTCAGGTTCAGCCTGTTTTTTGTACCAAAATTGCCAGTAAATTAGCCCGTACCTACACCAATCGTCATGGTTTGAAAGATGTAGTACAGGAATTAGAGCAAGTAGAACTAGATAAAAGCTCCCAAAGTTCTGATTGGGGTAACGCGGTTAATTTATCTGAAGCTCAACTAAGTTACGCTGCTAATGATGTGCGCTACTTACTGAGCATACAACAAAAGCTCACTCAAATGTTGCAAAGAGAAGGACGTTGGCAACTAGCTCAAGAATGCTTTCAAGTTCTACCAACATTGGTTTCTTTGGATTTATTACAATTCAAAGATTTATTTGAACACTGA
- a CDS encoding CAP domain-containing protein has product MFRQTAFGMALSVLVLASGLMTVPVPGKNSTKKIAHTQSLNTSSQAAMSNFGSENTTLEKLVFEQINQYRASQGLSKLTLNASITQQARIHSQNMANGVVKFSHHGFEQRVKAIPLKYNSAAENVAFNVGYNEPAKQAVIGWLNSPGHLKNIQGKYKLTGVGVATNAKGEVYLTQIFINTR; this is encoded by the coding sequence ATGTTCCGACAAACTGCTTTTGGCATGGCTTTAAGTGTGCTTGTCCTTGCTAGTGGATTGATGACTGTTCCGGTTCCCGGTAAGAATTCTACAAAAAAAATCGCTCACACCCAGTCATTGAATACTTCTAGCCAGGCAGCTATGTCGAATTTTGGTTCTGAAAATACTACTTTAGAAAAATTAGTTTTTGAGCAAATTAATCAATATCGCGCTTCTCAAGGATTATCAAAGTTAACCTTAAATGCAAGTATAACTCAGCAAGCAAGGATTCACAGTCAAAACATGGCTAATGGTGTAGTTAAGTTTAGTCATCATGGCTTTGAACAACGAGTTAAAGCCATCCCTCTTAAGTATAACAGTGCGGCAGAAAATGTGGCTTTCAATGTTGGATATAACGAGCCGGCAAAGCAAGCTGTTATTGGTTGGCTCAACAGTCCTGGACATTTGAAGAATATTCAAGGAAAATATAAGCTGACAGGGGTGGGAGTGGCCACTAATGCTAAAGGTGAAGTTTATCTCACACAAATATTTATCAACACCAGATAG